ATCCAATTGGTTTCGCTCTTTTTGATGATGATGTCGCGTTGCTTGACGAGTTGGATGATTTGTTCTTCGCCATCTTTTGCAAAAAGGCGCTCAATAGGGATGAACGGAATCTCCACTTTGGGATTATGAATACCGACAATCATCAGGATATCATTTTCTTCTTGAAGCTGTTCCATTTTTTTATCAGCTTCGTGAACGCCGATTGGAATGACCTTGATTTGCTCGGTTGTAATTGTTTCTAAAATGCGCTCGATGAAAGCTTGGAGTTTCTCGGCCGTACCTTCACCGCTTGCACAAATAGTGACGATGGCGTGCGGTTTATCATTAAGAATGGCGGCAGATTCGGAATCGTAGCCACCATAACCACGAAAATCTTTGAGAGAATCATAAATGCTGTCTAAATCCATATCGAGAATGTTGGATTTGCGGACAGCTTCAATCACAGTAGCAGTCGAAACCATGTCGATTGTGCGAACTGGAATGCCTGTACGTTCCGCGATAACGGAGCCGAAACTCGTGAGGGAGCCCATATCAACGAGAAGCAAGACGCCACGGCCCATATCGAGTTCGCGAGCACGTTGCGTGATTTTATCAAGAACCACTTTGGGACTTAGATCAAGCGGCATATCGATGCTATCGACGAGACCTTCGCCAAGCAGTTTTTTCGCGACGTTGACCATACTCGTTGCGGTACTATTTCCATGCGTTGCCACAAGCACAGCCACGCGATTTTCTTCCTGTTCTTTAAGCAGGGAGCTGATGAGTAGCGTCAAATAGAGGACTTCCATATTAGGTACGCGAATTTGAAACTCAGCTTCGATCTCTTTTTTCATTTCAAGCGCGATGGCATAACTTTCCGGCTTATCATTGACGACATTTTCGATATTCGTATATTTCAGCGGTTTATTACTTCGAGCACGCTTTAAGAAAGAGGTCAAATGCAAGCTAAATGCTAATACGAAACGGTCATTTAGTTTTTTCCCAAGTTGTTGTTCGATTTTAATCTGGATATCTTCGGTAAAATTAAGAATCTCTTCGTTCACGATTTTTAATATGTTTTCACGGTCCTGAATTGTACTTTTGAATTTATTATAGAAGCTATTCAGATGTACATCGATATCCATCGTGATAAATTTCTTAATATCTTCATTTTCCACGCCTTGATCCATCAGAATAGACGCCTTATCCTCAATGATTTTGTAGAGGTTAAAGTCAGGCTCATAGTCATCGGAATTGATCAGTTGCTTCCCGCGTTCTGGCATAATCACAGTGTAAGGATCAAGATATTTCGAGATTTCTTGGAGTTCTTTTCGGCGACCACTAAAATGGAAGAAACCGTCTTTAATATTGATTGGTAACGTCTTGAAATCAATTAAAATCTCTTCATTTTGGTCAAAACTGTTTAAAAATCCTTGGGCACACACGAGTTGAATATTCGATTTCAGCTGACCGATGTTACCAAATGTGGTATTTCCAATAAGCGCTTTTGCAGCTTCATCCTCAATTCGAAGTGGCTTACTGATACGGTGCGCTTCGTTGGAAAGGAGGTTTTTCAATAAATCTACGCGTTCTTTCGCTGTCCGTTCTTCTAGACTAGGCAGGGAAATAACGATCGGAATACGTCTAACAAAAGTGCGTAACAGGGAAGATTCGGGGTCTTCGGTCGTCGCGCCGATGATTAGGATATTCGATTTCCGACTTCGATCTGTTTCGCCAAGCTTATTGAATGTCCCGGTATCCATCAAGTAAAAAATCATTTCTTGACCTTCTGGTGGGAGACGATGTATTTCATCTAAAAATAAAATACCTCCGTTTGCTTTTTCAACGAGGCCTTCTTTTTCATTATCAGCGCCGGTAAAAGCGCCTTTCGTATGGCCAAAAATGTGTGACATCAAGAGCTGCGGATTATTATAGTAGTCTGCACAATTAAAAATGATAAATGGCGATTGAGGTGATAGCCGTTCTGTGTGCTGTGAATAGCGATACATTAAATTAGCAAAAAGCGTTTTTCCGACTCCGGTTTGTCCAACGATAAGCGTGTGTAGACCGTTGGGAGGGTAGAGAACTGCGGCTTTTGCTTGCTCGACTTGCGTGCGTAAACTGGCGTCTGATCCGATTAAATCATCGAATGGACTTTTTGATACAGTAGTGTAGGTTAGTTTTTTTAGAAGGGCTTCGCAACAATCGAATTCTAGTTCTTCTTGTTCGAGTCCGCGTTCTAATTTTTTCTCAACGGCTTGTCGATCAAAGTAGAGAACAGGGCGGCCCGTAATTTTGATGATTTTGCCTTGGCGGTGGAGTTCATTGAGTTCCATGCTCACATTGTTCCTTAAAATACCGAGTGATTCAGAAATTTCAGTGGCAGTGATTCCAGTATTTTGTTCCAGTTGTTCTTTGATATTTTCATGGTCATGCTGTTGCATATATTGATAAATGCGCTCAATGCGTTTCATAAAGTCCCCTCCGGTTAGTGTATTGTTTTTGACTGATACACTATTTGCTTCTGTATTTATTTTAGCATTGTTTAACTTTTTGTCAATCTGACATGGCTTCTCTTTCCGTGAAAATCGTTGACGAAGGGTGTGGGATTGGGATAGAATAAGAAAGCAATTATCATGAAAATTGGAGTTGAATGACATTGGCAAAATTACTATTTATTAAAGCTTCGCCACTTCCTGATGACGTTTCTAGAAGTATGGTTGTAGCGACCGCCTTTTTAGAGAAATATAAACAGGAAAATCCAAATGATGAGATCGAGCGTATCGACGTTTACACGGAAGATATTCCATTTATCGATGGTGCTTTCTTAGCCGCTGGGAACGCACTCCGTGAGGGGAAAGCATTCGCAGATTTAGATTCAGAAGTACAAGCGCAATTAACGAAATTTGAGGCGTTAACAAAGCAATTTATGGATGCCGATAAATACGTTATCGTGTCGCCGCTTTGGAATCTTGGTATTCCGCCGATGTTAAAAGCTTATTTTGATACCGTTGTCGTGGCTGGGAAAACATTCCGCTATACAGAAACGGGTCCTGAAGGTTTATTAAAAGGCAAGAAGGCGTTGCAGATCCATGGTAGTGGCGGTGTTTATTCGACTGGTGACTCCGATTTGGAAACACATGGTGAGCCGTACATCAACACGATCATGAACTTTATTGGTGTGGAAACATTGCCAACTGTTTTTGTGGAAGGTGTCGACTATGATCCGACGCGTAAAGATGAGATTTTGAATGCAGCGATTGAAGACAGCATTCGCCGTATTACAATGTTATAGAAAAAGTAGAAACTAGAGGTGCATGATGCCTCTAGTTTTTACTTTACTTTTAATAGGAAAAGTGTAAAATGAACTTTGAATAGGTAGAACGGTTTTCTAGTGATTTTAAAAGTGAGTAATCACTCATTTTAGCGCAAGGTCATACGATTCGGTTTTTATCTATAGAGTAACATGTGATTGATTGAGCATATTTTTTTACGAAGGGGATGATCGGAATGATTCATGTAGGTTTAGATGTAGGATCAACGACGGCAAAGGCGGTTGCGATGGACGATGCGGGAACGATTCTTTTTCAAACGTATCGACGCCATTTCTCGGATATTAAAACGGTAACATTGCAAATTATGCAGGATTTGGAGAAGACGTGTGGAGAGACCACCATGACTTTCAAAATTACGGGATCATCAGGACTCGCGATTTCGAAATTTTTGAAGGTGCCTTTTATTCAGGAGGTTATCGCTTGTACAGAAGCGGTGGAGCAGGTGATTCCTGAGACGGATGTTGTGATTGAACTAGGCGGGGAAGATGCTAAGATTATTTATTTTTCTGGCGGGATTGAGCAGCGGATGAATAATGCTTGTGCGGGTGGAACGGGTGCGTTTATTGACCAAATTGCGACGCTTTTACAAACGGATCCGAATGGTTTGAATGATTTGGCGCAAGGATCACAGACGATTTATCCGATTGCTTCGCGTTGTGGTGTTTTTGCGAAAACGGATGTGCAACCGCTCTTAAATGAAGGCGCGCGGAAAGAAGATATTGCGGCTTCGATTTTTCAGAGTGTCGTGACGCAGACGATTAGTGGTTTGGCGTGTGGTCGGCCGATTCGTGGAAAAGTAGCATTCTTAGGTGGACCGCTGACGTTTCTGGGTCAGTTGCGCTACCGCTTTACGGAAACGTTGAAAATGAAAGAGGAGGACATTATTGCGCCTGCTAATGCTGAGTATTTCATCGCGCTTGGGACGGCTTATAATGGGTGGAATGATGAGCCTGTAGATATAGAAGATATGATTGCGCGTCTTCGTGACCTTGATTTTTCGAGTATGGCGACAGATACGAATATTTTGCCAGCTTTATTTACGCGTGCGGAGGATTTGGTTGCTTTTCGGGAGCGTCATAGTCAGATGAAGGCGCCGCGTGGTGATTTGGCGACGTATGAGGGTGATGTTTATTTAGGTATTGATGCGGGATCGACGACGACAAAATTGGTGTTGATGGGTGCGGATAATGAGATTTTGTATTCTTTTTATGATAGTAATAAGGGGAATCCGCTACAGTCTGTGATCGATGCGACGAGTGATCTCTATGAAATTTTGCCTGAAAAAGTGAAGATTCGCCAATCGGGAATTACGGGATATGGGGAGTCTTTGATCAAAGCGGCGCTCAAGATTGATGTTGGGGAAATTGAGACGGTGGCGCATTATCGGGCCGCGCGTGAATTTTTGCCGGATGTCGATTTTATTTTAGATATTGGCGGGCAAGATATGAAATGTATGAAAATTAAAAATGGCGCGCTCGATAGTTTGATGCTAAATGAGGCTTGTTCGGCAGGT
The sequence above is drawn from the Listeria weihenstephanensis genome and encodes:
- a CDS encoding sigma-54-dependent transcriptional regulator, which produces MKRIERIYQYMQQHDHENIKEQLEQNTGITATEISESLGILRNNVSMELNELHRQGKIIKITGRPVLYFDRQAVEKKLERGLEQEELEFDCCEALLKKLTYTTVSKSPFDDLIGSDASLRTQVEQAKAAVLYPPNGLHTLIVGQTGVGKTLFANLMYRYSQHTERLSPQSPFIIFNCADYYNNPQLLMSHIFGHTKGAFTGADNEKEGLVEKANGGILFLDEIHRLPPEGQEMIFYLMDTGTFNKLGETDRSRKSNILIIGATTEDPESSLLRTFVRRIPIVISLPSLEERTAKERVDLLKNLLSNEAHRISKPLRIEDEAAKALIGNTTFGNIGQLKSNIQLVCAQGFLNSFDQNEEILIDFKTLPINIKDGFFHFSGRRKELQEISKYLDPYTVIMPERGKQLINSDDYEPDFNLYKIIEDKASILMDQGVENEDIKKFITMDIDVHLNSFYNKFKSTIQDRENILKIVNEEILNFTEDIQIKIEQQLGKKLNDRFVLAFSLHLTSFLKRARSNKPLKYTNIENVVNDKPESYAIALEMKKEIEAEFQIRVPNMEVLYLTLLISSLLKEQEENRVAVLVATHGNSTATSMVNVAKKLLGEGLVDSIDMPLDLSPKVVLDKITQRARELDMGRGVLLLVDMGSLTSFGSVIAERTGIPVRTIDMVSTATVIEAVRKSNILDMDLDSIYDSLKDFRGYGGYDSESAAILNDKPHAIVTICASGEGTAEKLQAFIERILETITTEQIKVIPIGVHEADKKMEQLQEENDILMIVGIHNPKVEIPFIPIERLFAKDGEEQIIQLVKQRDIIIKKSETNWIAREVIEDSLNEFLTYLNPKKIVPTLLKFASIIETELNYTMENTLKINLLIHVGCAMERMVIKDTLIYHEPNDHIPSTPTYEALQKANTACLNPMKLALTADEQYYICDIITNTHIKK
- a CDS encoding FMN-dependent NADH-azoreductase translates to MAKLLFIKASPLPDDVSRSMVVATAFLEKYKQENPNDEIERIDVYTEDIPFIDGAFLAAGNALREGKAFADLDSEVQAQLTKFEALTKQFMDADKYVIVSPLWNLGIPPMLKAYFDTVVVAGKTFRYTETGPEGLLKGKKALQIHGSGGVYSTGDSDLETHGEPYINTIMNFIGVETLPTVFVEGVDYDPTRKDEILNAAIEDSIRRITML